From a single Raphanus sativus cultivar WK10039 chromosome 3, ASM80110v3, whole genome shotgun sequence genomic region:
- the LOC108831429 gene encoding uncharacterized protein LOC108831429, whose amino-acid sequence MDPDPLPIHVISDRQVQNLLEETKTHELRICVSSISKMRTVSEEGKEDDEGDEADEGDDDLAEDENYDGEKDNGEEDADIHDVAEVVDDAEDYSEHGKVKDEDEKEDVDMCFEDFKGTYGSEGGRLNANNIYVNQSFASRDALVSELRLIVVRRRFSLRIYKSTKTLLVVTCRVNGCGWKIRSSVKHGTNTFSITKYVEIHTCSVADRIA is encoded by the coding sequence ATGGATCCAGACCCCCTTCCTATTCATGTTataagtgatagacaagttcagAACTTGCTTGAGGAAACTAAAACGCATGAATTACGTATTTGTGTATCAAGCATTAGCAAGATGAGAACGGTTTCAGAGGAAGggaaagaagatgatgaagggGATGAAGCTGATGAGGGGGATGATGATTTGGCTGAAGATGAAAATTATGATGGGGAGAAGGataatggggaggaggatgctgatatcCATGATGTTGCTGAAGTGGTTGATGATGCTGAGGATTACAGTGAGCATGGAAAAGTTAAAGATGAGGATGAGAAAGAGGATGTTGATATGTGTTTTGAAGATTTCAAGGGGACATATGGTAGTGAAGGAGGAAGATTGAATGCTAACAatatctatgtcaaccagagttttgctAGTAGGGATGCGCTGGTTTCAGAGTTGCGGTTGATAGTGGTGAGGCGTAGGTTCTCCTTGAGAATATACAAGTCAAcgaaaactctccttgtggtaACATGTCGTGTTAatggttgtggatggaagatcagatcgagtgtgaaacatgggacaAACACATTTTCGATAACCAAGTATGTGGAAATTCATACCTGTTCTGTGGCAGATAGAATCGCTTAG